Proteins from a genomic interval of Chryseobacterium indologenes:
- a CDS encoding NADAR family protein, translating into MKYTIQNITERFQKKEKLKFLFFWGHTVKNEINKSCFSQWFPMRFQEEGVVYHTAEHYMMVGKARLFNDQESLEKIRQSVSPSQAKSLGRKVKNFDPKIWDEHKYDLVKKGNFLKFSQNTKCKDFLLSTGDKILVEASPYDRIWGIGMLETDTRAENPLLWNGENLLGFALMEVRDELRK; encoded by the coding sequence ATGAAATACACTATACAAAATATTACAGAACGTTTTCAGAAGAAAGAAAAACTTAAATTTCTTTTTTTCTGGGGGCATACTGTAAAAAATGAGATCAATAAATCATGTTTCAGCCAATGGTTTCCGATGAGGTTTCAGGAAGAAGGAGTTGTATATCACACAGCTGAACATTATATGATGGTTGGGAAAGCCAGGTTATTTAATGATCAGGAAAGCCTGGAAAAAATACGACAATCAGTCTCACCCAGTCAGGCGAAAAGCCTGGGAAGGAAAGTTAAAAACTTTGATCCGAAAATCTGGGATGAGCATAAGTATGATCTGGTAAAGAAAGGAAATTTTTTAAAGTTTTCTCAGAATACAAAATGTAAAGATTTCCTTTTATCAACAGGAGATAAAATCCTTGTAGAAGCAAGCCCGTACGACAGGATCTGGGGAATCGGAATGCTGGAAACCGATACAAGAGCAGAAAACCCTTTGCTTTGGAACGGAGAGAATCTTTTAGGCTTTGCTTTAATGGAAGTCAGGGATGAATTGAGAAAATAA
- a CDS encoding NAD-dependent deacylase codes for MKKLTILSGAGISAESGIQTFRDGDGLWENHNVTDVASPEGWRKDRALVLEFYNQRRRQLHEVQPNEAHHLLAELEKHFDVQIITQNIDDLHERAGSTHILHIHGELFKSCSCNNKNLIYDQKEDINIGDKAEDGAQLRPFIVWFGEDVPLYQTAREIVKEADILLVIGTSLQVYPAAGLIHDIKDDCLLIVINPNETGFGYGQRAVVMKETATQGMKLLFDKLIDLA; via the coding sequence ATGAAAAAACTAACCATATTAAGCGGTGCCGGAATCAGTGCCGAAAGCGGAATACAAACTTTCCGAGACGGAGACGGTCTGTGGGAAAATCATAATGTAACGGATGTGGCAAGTCCGGAAGGCTGGAGAAAAGACAGAGCTCTGGTCCTTGAATTTTACAACCAGAGAAGACGCCAGCTTCACGAAGTACAGCCCAACGAAGCTCATCACTTACTGGCAGAGCTGGAAAAACATTTCGATGTTCAGATCATTACTCAAAATATTGATGACCTGCACGAAAGAGCAGGATCTACCCATATTCTTCATATTCACGGAGAACTGTTCAAATCATGCTCATGCAACAATAAAAACCTGATTTATGACCAAAAAGAGGATATCAATATAGGTGATAAGGCAGAAGACGGAGCCCAGTTAAGACCTTTTATCGTGTGGTTCGGGGAAGATGTTCCTTTATATCAGACAGCAAGAGAAATCGTGAAAGAAGCCGATATTTTATTGGTAATCGGGACATCATTGCAGGTATATCCCGCTGCCGGATTAATTCATGATATTAAAGATGATTGTCTTTTAATCGTGATCAATCCAAATGAAACGGGTTTTGGATACGGACAAAGGGCTGTAGTGATGAAGGAGACCGCAACTCAGGGTATGAAGCTTCTGTTTGATAAATTAATTGATCTTGCCTGA
- a CDS encoding RNA 2'-phosphotransferase: protein MNEIEKKKISKFLSLILRHQPESIGLILDENGWTHVDELRAKSALKRMFFSFDELEEVVETNNKKRFAFNDDKTKIRASQGHSIDIDLALKAQQPPDYLYHGTAETNIVSILGKGIEKRNRQHVHLSADKETATKVGMRHGKPVILTVRTGKMYEDGLPFYLSANGVWLTDFVDPQYISK from the coding sequence ATGAACGAAATAGAAAAGAAAAAGATAAGTAAATTTTTAAGCCTTATTTTAAGGCACCAGCCTGAAAGTATCGGATTAATACTCGATGAAAACGGCTGGACCCATGTAGACGAACTGAGGGCAAAATCAGCCTTGAAAAGGATGTTTTTTTCCTTTGACGAATTAGAGGAAGTGGTTGAAACCAACAATAAAAAGAGATTCGCTTTTAATGATGACAAAACAAAAATCAGGGCCAGCCAGGGCCATTCAATTGATATAGACCTTGCTTTAAAGGCACAGCAACCTCCCGATTATCTGTATCACGGAACGGCGGAAACTAATATTGTATCTATTTTAGGGAAAGGAATAGAAAAAAGAAACCGTCAGCATGTACACTTAAGTGCTGATAAAGAGACGGCTACAAAGGTCGGGATGAGGCATGGCAAGCCTGTGATCCTTACGGTCCGGACGGGAAAAATGTATGAAGACGGATTGCCTTTCTATCTTTCAGCAAACGGAGTTTGGCTGACTGATTTTGTAGATCCACAATATATTTCAAAATAA
- a CDS encoding DUF4291 domain-containing protein: MKEFEIRADYKNETLIVYQAYNKAIAQSAVENQKFSAPFSFNRMTWIKPSFLWMMERSNYGQKSNQECILAIHIKREAWEKALSKAILTSPEKRVYPDPRNWEKDFENAEIYVQWDPERNIKGTKLNYRSIQVGISRSLIEEFNEEWIVKIEDYTPLVKKILNLIKSGEFDRAKKLLPVEKNYPLSKELALRIGASV; the protein is encoded by the coding sequence ATGAAAGAATTTGAAATAAGAGCAGATTATAAAAATGAGACTCTCATCGTTTACCAGGCTTACAATAAAGCCATTGCACAATCAGCCGTTGAGAATCAGAAATTTTCAGCTCCGTTTTCATTCAACAGGATGACCTGGATAAAGCCTTCTTTTCTTTGGATGATGGAACGCAGTAACTATGGACAGAAATCCAATCAGGAATGTATTCTGGCAATACATATTAAAAGAGAAGCCTGGGAGAAGGCTTTAAGCAAAGCGATTCTTACTTCACCGGAAAAAAGAGTCTATCCCGACCCTCGAAATTGGGAAAAAGATTTTGAAAATGCAGAGATTTATGTGCAGTGGGATCCAGAAAGGAATATTAAAGGAACAAAACTGAATTACCGTTCCATTCAGGTCGGGATTAGCCGATCGCTGATTGAGGAATTTAATGAAGAATGGATTGTAAAAATAGAGGATTATACTCCTTTGGTTAAGAAAATCCTGAATCTTATTAAATCGGGAGAATTTGACAGGGCAAAGAAACTGCTGCCTGTAGAAAAAAACTATCCTCTGTCAAAAGAACTGGCTCTCAGAATTGGAGCCTCAGTGTAA
- a CDS encoding T9SS type A sorting domain-containing protein, giving the protein MHTVGEIYVVPDDPDQQNSGTLGMLYQTVLDVLGVTEVVVKQDKVIVYPNPTADYVTLQISLKEKPREVSVYDLSGKLIMQKEINNNRIDLSSLLKGVYLLTFKNSDLKSVKIIKK; this is encoded by the coding sequence ATGCATACGGTAGGGGAAATCTATGTGGTTCCTGATGATCCGGATCAGCAGAATTCGGGAACACTCGGAATGCTTTATCAAACTGTTCTTGATGTTTTAGGAGTTACTGAAGTGGTTGTAAAACAAGATAAAGTAATTGTTTATCCCAATCCTACAGCAGATTATGTTACCCTTCAGATTTCTTTAAAAGAAAAACCACGGGAAGTCTCCGTGTATGATCTGTCCGGAAAGCTGATTATGCAAAAAGAGATTAATAATAACCGTATAGATCTTTCTTCTCTGCTGAAAGGAGTGTATCTGCTTACCTTTAAAAACTCGGATTTAAAATCTGTCAAAATCATTAAAAAATAA
- a CDS encoding macro domain-containing protein, translating into MKTIQYIKGDATVPQAKGMKIIAHICNDLGGWGKGFVLAVSKRWDSPEKEYRNWHRFRSENNFALGEIQMVQVEKYIYVANIIGQKGIKTGSNAVPVRYDAIEKALEKLSHEALQINASIHMPRIGCGLAGGKWEEIEPIIERTLLAKNVEVYVYDFE; encoded by the coding sequence ATGAAAACGATACAATATATAAAAGGAGATGCTACTGTTCCACAGGCAAAAGGAATGAAAATAATTGCCCATATCTGTAATGATCTGGGAGGCTGGGGAAAAGGTTTTGTACTGGCTGTTTCCAAAAGATGGGACAGTCCGGAAAAAGAATACAGAAACTGGCACCGGTTCAGAAGTGAAAATAATTTTGCCTTAGGGGAAATCCAGATGGTACAGGTTGAAAAATACATTTATGTAGCCAATATAATCGGGCAAAAAGGAATAAAAACCGGAAGTAACGCAGTCCCTGTTCGATATGATGCTATTGAAAAAGCTTTGGAAAAACTTTCTCATGAAGCTTTGCAGATCAATGCAAGTATTCATATGCCGAGAATCGGATGTGGATTGGCAGGAGGAAAATGGGAAGAGATAGAACCTATTATTGAAAGAACACTGCTTGCAAAGAATGTGGAGGTGTATGTATATGACTTTGAATAA
- a CDS encoding NUDIX hydrolase translates to MESSKKLQDIKVAVDAVIFGYFDKKDLQILLIKRNIEPFKGGWALPGGLVLDDENLDDAVKRELYEEAGIKPDFLEQLYTFGNVGRDPRNRVVSVAYLGLVNPSYHELFADSDAEDAQWFGINNLPSLAFDHKNIIDLALKRLRTKIQYQPIGFNLLNEEFPFSDLENLYKTIVGQEIDRRNFRKKIMSYGLLNDTKNVKKEGSGRPGKLFTFNQEKYKELEEEGFYFEIK, encoded by the coding sequence ATGGAGTCTTCCAAAAAATTACAAGACATAAAAGTGGCAGTAGATGCCGTTATCTTCGGATATTTTGATAAAAAAGATCTTCAGATTCTTTTAATCAAGAGGAATATAGAACCTTTTAAAGGAGGTTGGGCACTTCCCGGAGGTCTTGTTTTGGATGATGAAAACCTGGATGATGCAGTTAAAAGAGAATTATATGAAGAGGCCGGTATAAAGCCCGATTTTTTAGAACAACTCTATACATTTGGTAACGTAGGTCGCGACCCTCGAAACAGAGTGGTTTCCGTGGCTTATCTGGGGCTTGTCAACCCTTCTTATCATGAGCTCTTTGCAGACTCTGATGCAGAGGATGCCCAATGGTTCGGAATCAACAACCTGCCTTCACTGGCTTTTGATCATAAAAACATCATTGATCTTGCACTTAAAAGACTACGAACAAAAATCCAGTATCAACCGATCGGCTTTAACCTTCTTAATGAAGAATTTCCATTTTCAGACCTCGAAAATCTATATAAAACTATTGTGGGACAAGAAATCGACCGCAGGAATTTCCGGAAAAAAATTATGAGCTACGGACTTCTTAATGATACGAAAAATGTCAAAAAAGAAGGAAGTGGACGACCGGGGAAATTATTTACTTTCAACCAGGAAAAATATAAAGAACTAGAAGAAGAAGGATTCTATTTTGAAATCAAATAG
- a CDS encoding adenylosuccinate synthetase — translation MKNAQIVIGLGFGDEGKGITTDFLAQQNPEAVIVRFSGGQQAAHTVMIDDRKHVHSSYASGALRGLPSYFTEHCTVYPVFLFNETQELIEKGGNTELHIHPLAKLTTPFDVWQNRTNIKNLEHGTCGKGIGATMKRQETPYKLFAIDLIAPRPMLIEKLKGIAYYYGFMDESEIEDMLHPFLEAVDALEWKIQDYSYLQLFDHLIFEGSQGILLDMDHGVFPNVTYANTTSKNAFQVCQYLEIEDIEMYYVTRSYATRHGNGWMSNEKEIILKNNQEETCTFNEYQKGLRFGDIDYKLLNYALTLDGAYVKGTKKNLVVTCLDQMDEEFKWEKLKIKFDTIFGSWSPYSKDFKRLV, via the coding sequence ATGAAAAACGCACAAATAGTAATAGGATTAGGATTCGGTGACGAAGGAAAAGGAATCACAACTGACTTTCTTGCTCAACAAAATCCTGAAGCAGTAATAGTCAGATTTTCAGGAGGTCAGCAGGCCGCCCATACGGTGATGATCGATGACAGGAAGCATGTACACTCAAGCTACGCCAGCGGCGCACTGCGCGGTTTGCCTTCCTATTTCACAGAACATTGTACTGTTTATCCTGTGTTTTTGTTCAATGAAACTCAGGAGCTGATCGAAAAAGGAGGGAATACAGAACTGCATATTCACCCGTTGGCAAAGCTCACTACTCCCTTTGATGTCTGGCAAAACAGAACAAACATTAAAAATCTGGAGCACGGAACCTGTGGAAAGGGGATAGGAGCAACCATGAAAAGACAGGAAACTCCCTATAAATTATTTGCCATAGATCTAATAGCGCCAAGACCAATGCTCATAGAGAAGCTGAAAGGAATCGCCTACTATTACGGATTTATGGATGAAAGTGAAATTGAAGACATGCTGCATCCATTTTTAGAAGCGGTTGACGCTTTAGAGTGGAAAATACAAGATTACTCCTATCTGCAATTATTCGATCACTTGATTTTTGAAGGAAGCCAGGGAATTTTACTGGATATGGATCATGGGGTTTTTCCCAACGTGACCTATGCCAATACCACTTCAAAAAATGCTTTTCAAGTTTGTCAATATCTGGAAATTGAGGATATCGAAATGTATTATGTAACCAGAAGTTATGCCACGCGTCATGGAAACGGCTGGATGAGCAATGAAAAAGAGATAATTTTAAAAAACAATCAGGAAGAAACCTGTACCTTTAATGAATATCAGAAAGGTTTGAGGTTCGGTGATATAGATTATAAACTATTGAATTATGCGTTGACGTTAGACGGAGCTTATGTAAAAGGGACAAAGAAGAACCTGGTGGTAACCTGTCTTGATCAGATGGATGAAGAATTCAAATGGGAGAAACTAAAAATAAAATTCGATACCATTTTTGGATCCTGGTCACCTTATTCAAAAGATTTTAAAAGGCTGGTGTAA
- a CDS encoding O-acetyl-ADP-ribose deacetylase, with protein MKIELIKGDITKIQTDVIVNAANSSLLGGGGVDGAIHRAGGPEIVEECREIRNRQGKCNTGEAVVTGAGNLPAKYVIHTVGPVWNGHAEKVSKLLADCYYNSLKLAESLGVKTIAFPNISTGIYRFPKDLAGKIAVDEVRNFRSDIIEKVIFVCFDDENEMIYKKLLD; from the coding sequence ATGAAAATTGAATTAATAAAAGGAGACATCACAAAAATCCAAACTGATGTGATTGTCAATGCTGCCAACTCATCCTTACTTGGCGGTGGCGGAGTAGACGGAGCAATTCACAGAGCAGGAGGTCCAGAAATAGTGGAAGAATGCAGAGAGATTAGAAACAGACAGGGCAAGTGCAATACCGGAGAAGCTGTAGTAACTGGTGCGGGAAACCTTCCTGCAAAATATGTTATTCATACCGTAGGTCCGGTTTGGAATGGTCATGCAGAAAAAGTATCAAAACTGCTGGCAGACTGTTATTATAATTCATTGAAATTAGCAGAAAGCCTTGGTGTGAAAACCATTGCTTTTCCCAATATCAGTACAGGCATATATAGATTTCCAAAAGATCTGGCAGGGAAAATTGCTGTAGATGAGGTCAGAAATTTTAGGTCAGATATCATTGAGAAAGTTATTTTTGTTTGCTTTGATGATGAAAATGAAATGATTTATAAAAAACTATTAGATTAA
- a CDS encoding DUF1579 domain-containing protein produces MKNLLAVFSLLCVFTACEKATNKTADSHEKAALEPVWNAVDSATAAKTWMEFRSPGEMHKVLEKFKGNWTANVSTWVVDNGQPVISKAECTNTMILGGRYLVTDYKGSVMGMPFDAVKTMGYDKAKKKFVSSLIDNMGTGFMQTEGEWDENTKSINFKGKIPDPTQPGKEWEARETYTFLDDNNHIVEIYGPDPKTGKVIRTMEVKFTRK; encoded by the coding sequence ATGAAAAATTTACTCGCTGTTTTTTCTTTGCTTTGTGTTTTCACAGCATGTGAAAAGGCTACAAATAAGACAGCAGACAGCCATGAAAAGGCAGCACTGGAACCTGTATGGAATGCTGTAGATTCAGCTACAGCAGCCAAGACCTGGATGGAGTTCAGAAGCCCGGGAGAAATGCATAAGGTATTGGAAAAATTTAAGGGCAACTGGACAGCCAACGTCAGCACCTGGGTAGTGGACAACGGGCAACCTGTTATCAGCAAAGCAGAATGTACCAACACCATGATTTTAGGGGGACGCTACCTGGTTACAGATTATAAGGGAAGCGTTATGGGAATGCCGTTTGATGCAGTGAAAACAATGGGCTATGACAAGGCAAAAAAGAAGTTTGTCAGCAGTCTGATCGACAATATGGGTACAGGGTTTATGCAGACAGAAGGTGAATGGGATGAGAATACAAAATCAATCAATTTTAAAGGTAAAATACCGGATCCTACCCAACCCGGAAAGGAATGGGAAGCAAGAGAAACCTATACATTTCTTGATGATAACAACCACATTGTAGAAATATACGGTCCGGATCCTAAAACAGGAAAAGTAATCAGAACAATGGAGGTAAAATTTACCCGTAAGTAA
- a CDS encoding serine/threonine protein phosphatase, whose amino-acid sequence MKRTLVVGDIHGGFKALQQIFERAGVTSQDQLIFLGDYVDGWSQSSDIIRFLIEVSENQDCIFIKGNHDAWCEEWLFMEQAPDIWLSNGGRSTVESYTGYSQEEKNLHLEFFQKMKNYHVDDQNRLFIHAGFASMHGPGKEVYSSNYRWDRTLWETAVAMDRKLAKNSALYPKRLLLYNEIFIGHTPTLDIGIPTPVHKANIWNMDTGAAYTGALSVMDINTNEFWQSDPLPFLYPNEKGRN is encoded by the coding sequence ATGAAAAGAACGTTAGTAGTAGGCGATATCCACGGAGGATTTAAAGCTTTGCAGCAAATTTTTGAACGGGCGGGAGTCACCTCCCAAGACCAATTGATCTTTTTGGGAGATTATGTAGACGGTTGGAGTCAATCTTCAGACATTATCCGTTTTTTAATAGAAGTATCCGAAAATCAAGACTGTATTTTCATTAAAGGAAACCATGATGCGTGGTGTGAAGAATGGCTTTTCATGGAGCAGGCTCCTGATATCTGGCTTTCCAATGGTGGAAGAAGTACTGTGGAAAGTTATACCGGTTATTCACAGGAGGAAAAAAACCTTCATCTTGAATTTTTTCAAAAAATGAAAAATTATCATGTAGATGATCAGAACAGGTTGTTTATTCATGCTGGCTTTGCATCCATGCATGGACCCGGGAAAGAAGTATATTCAAGCAACTACCGGTGGGACAGGACATTGTGGGAAACAGCCGTTGCCATGGATAGGAAACTGGCGAAAAATTCAGCATTATATCCTAAAAGACTGCTTTTATATAACGAAATATTCATCGGGCATACTCCTACACTCGATATAGGAATACCAACCCCGGTTCATAAAGCCAATATATGGAATATGGATACGGGAGCAGCCTATACCGGAGCTTTGTCTGTCATGGATATCAATACCAATGAGTTTTGGCAAAGTGATCCGCTTCCGTTTCTGTACCCCAATGAAAAGGGAAGGAACTGA
- a CDS encoding ADP-ribosylation/crystallin J1, which produces MKTTTLYRPVGEKEMILIMESGFKKFPPRLEWQPIFYPVLNEEYASEIAEKWNTRDEAGNYLGFVTRFEVLEDVANQYPVQNVGARNHNELWVPSEELNSFNEAIVGDIKVTKVFIGNDCKKAGNTGLENLILNIKN; this is translated from the coding sequence ATGAAAACAACAACACTATACAGACCGGTAGGAGAAAAAGAAATGATATTGATTATGGAAAGTGGATTTAAAAAATTTCCTCCAAGACTGGAATGGCAGCCCATTTTTTATCCTGTTCTTAACGAAGAATATGCTTCAGAGATTGCTGAAAAATGGAATACAAGAGACGAAGCCGGAAATTATCTTGGTTTTGTTACCCGGTTTGAGGTGTTGGAAGATGTAGCGAATCAATATCCTGTACAGAATGTCGGGGCCAGAAATCACAATGAATTATGGGTTCCTTCCGAAGAGCTGAACAGTTTTAATGAGGCGATTGTAGGCGATATCAAGGTAACCAAAGTATTTATAGGAAATGATTGTAAGAAAGCCGGGAATACTGGATTGGAAAACCTTATATTAAACATAAAAAACTAA
- a CDS encoding cupin-like domain-containing protein encodes MGINLKPIDVVDDISKEEFFEKYLKPRRPVVIRNMAKNWPAYQKWTMEYMKEVVGDVEVPLYDSSKADPAAPINASAAKMKFGDYIDLIQREPTDLRIFLFDPIKYAPKLLEDYIAPKELMGGFLDKYPNMFFGGKGSVTFLHFDIDMAHIFHTHFNGRKHILLFDYKWRERLYQIPYATYALEDYDIENPDFTKFPALDGVEGIECFLEHGDTLFMPTGWWHWMKYLDGSFSISLRAWDKSWAVKAHSLWNLTVQRKFDDVMKSNFKGKYMEWKEKMAIKRAEIALQRGLPR; translated from the coding sequence ATGGGAATAAATTTAAAGCCTATAGATGTTGTAGATGATATTTCTAAAGAGGAATTCTTCGAAAAATATCTAAAGCCAAGAAGGCCCGTTGTCATCAGGAACATGGCAAAAAACTGGCCTGCATACCAAAAATGGACGATGGAATACATGAAAGAGGTAGTAGGAGATGTGGAGGTCCCGTTATATGATAGTTCCAAAGCTGATCCTGCAGCCCCTATCAATGCATCGGCTGCAAAAATGAAATTCGGAGATTATATAGACCTTATCCAAAGGGAACCTACCGACCTGAGAATTTTCCTTTTTGACCCTATAAAATATGCTCCGAAACTTCTGGAAGATTATATTGCTCCAAAAGAATTAATGGGAGGCTTTTTAGATAAATATCCCAACATGTTTTTCGGAGGAAAAGGATCAGTAACATTCCTTCACTTCGACATCGATATGGCACATATTTTCCATACACACTTCAACGGAAGAAAGCATATTCTTCTTTTTGATTACAAATGGAGAGAAAGGCTGTATCAGATTCCTTATGCGACCTATGCTCTGGAAGATTACGATATTGAAAATCCTGATTTTACAAAATTTCCCGCTTTGGATGGTGTAGAAGGTATCGAGTGTTTCCTTGAACACGGGGATACTCTGTTTATGCCGACAGGGTGGTGGCACTGGATGAAATACCTTGACGGAAGCTTCTCTATTTCATTAAGAGCCTGGGACAAATCATGGGCTGTAAAAGCACATTCTTTGTGGAATCTTACTGTACAGCGTAAATTTGATGACGTGATGAAATCAAATTTCAAAGGCAAATACATGGAGTGGAAAGAGAAAATGGCTATCAAAAGGGCAGAAATTGCCTTACAAAGAGGCTTGCCAAGATAA
- a CDS encoding TIGR02452 family protein, translated as MTNKGMAKDTLDILAKKYYINEYNEKINIENELEISKKETTLFTPEQLSEIAESSLPETAFETRFETRNCSSLKAILELAEEENQEKLMCLNFASAKNPGGGFINGAEAQEESLARTSGLYESLLQAWDYYTIHRAMESCFYTDTMIYSPKVPVFRKDKGDLLPTPVLCNFITSPAVNAGVVKRQEPGREHEILPAMDVRMNKMLSLALHEGNEVLILGAWGCGVFRNDPKEIAGLFKKHLQGKYKNKFKKVVFAVLTKNEEMLKPFEEIL; from the coding sequence ATGACAAATAAAGGAATGGCAAAAGATACTTTAGATATCCTTGCCAAGAAATATTATATCAACGAATATAACGAGAAAATAAATATAGAAAACGAGCTGGAAATCAGTAAAAAAGAAACCACTCTTTTCACTCCGGAACAGCTTTCGGAAATAGCAGAATCCTCATTGCCGGAAACTGCTTTTGAAACACGTTTTGAAACAAGGAACTGCAGTTCTTTAAAAGCAATCTTAGAATTGGCTGAAGAAGAAAACCAGGAAAAACTCATGTGTCTGAACTTCGCTTCGGCAAAAAATCCCGGAGGTGGCTTTATCAATGGTGCGGAAGCACAGGAAGAAAGTCTGGCAAGAACATCCGGATTGTATGAAAGTCTGCTGCAGGCATGGGATTATTACACGATTCATCGCGCAATGGAATCCTGTTTTTATACAGACACGATGATTTACAGCCCGAAAGTTCCGGTGTTCCGTAAAGATAAAGGAGACTTGCTGCCTACACCGGTTCTGTGTAATTTCATTACTTCTCCGGCAGTTAATGCTGGAGTGGTAAAACGCCAGGAACCTGGAAGAGAACATGAAATTCTACCTGCCATGGATGTCAGAATGAATAAAATGCTTTCGCTGGCTTTACATGAAGGAAATGAGGTGCTGATTTTAGGAGCATGGGGCTGTGGAGTGTTTAGAAATGATCCAAAAGAAATTGCAGGATTGTTTAAAAAACATCTTCAGGGGAAATACAAAAATAAATTTAAAAAAGTGGTTTTTGCAGTGCTTACAAAGAACGAAGAAATGTTGAAGCCATTTGAAGAAATTTTATGA
- a CDS encoding ADP-ribosylglycohydrolase family protein, with product MKNKVKGGIMGVCIGDALGVPVEFKSREYLKKFPVTTMQEFGSHHQPKGTWSDDSSMTLCLAEELTKGYDLEKIGQSFVQWVKFGHWTAHGRLFDIGNTTREAIGRLIRGESAEFSGNVFEEDNGNGSLMRILPLAFYLKDEEDLEKLHKTVKEVSTITHGHFRSVFACFVYVLFAIQLMKGKSKAEAYKYMQDIALEYAEKQHFSINEVERFQRVLKYDISTYSEAEIKSGGYVLHSLEASLWCFLNSESYSEAVLKAVNLGEDTDTTGAVTGGLAGIFYGFENIPQEWISELARKDDIEKLSGKLNHKYGVIK from the coding sequence ATGAAAAATAAAGTAAAAGGTGGAATCATGGGTGTTTGCATTGGCGATGCTCTCGGAGTTCCGGTAGAATTTAAAAGCAGGGAGTATTTGAAAAAATTTCCTGTTACCACCATGCAGGAATTCGGATCACACCATCAGCCTAAGGGAACCTGGAGTGATGACAGTTCAATGACCCTTTGTCTTGCAGAAGAATTGACTAAAGGCTATGATTTGGAGAAGATCGGCCAAAGCTTTGTACAATGGGTAAAATTCGGACACTGGACAGCCCATGGAAGGCTTTTCGATATTGGCAATACTACAAGGGAAGCAATTGGAAGATTAATCAGAGGAGAAAGTGCAGAATTTTCAGGAAACGTTTTTGAAGAGGATAATGGAAATGGCTCTTTGATGAGAATTCTTCCTTTGGCTTTTTACCTCAAAGATGAAGAAGATCTTGAAAAACTCCATAAAACGGTAAAAGAAGTTTCAACAATTACCCATGGGCATTTCCGCTCTGTTTTTGCGTGTTTTGTATATGTACTATTTGCCATTCAGCTGATGAAAGGAAAAAGCAAAGCAGAAGCCTATAAGTATATGCAGGATATAGCTTTGGAATATGCAGAAAAACAGCATTTTAGCATAAATGAGGTTGAACGTTTTCAGCGGGTTTTAAAATATGATATTTCAACATATTCTGAAGCTGAAATCAAAAGCGGAGGTTATGTCCTGCACAGCTTAGAAGCTTCTTTATGGTGTTTCTTAAATTCAGAGAGCTATTCAGAAGCAGTATTAAAGGCTGTAAATCTGGGCGAAGATACTGATACCACAGGAGCCGTTACAGGAGGGTTAGCAGGTATTTTTTACGGATTTGAAAATATCCCTCAGGAATGGATTAGTGAATTGGCCAGGAAAGATGATATTGAGAAGCTGTCCGGAAAACTTAACCATAAATACGGTGTAATCAAATGA